GTTTTTTAGTTGGTCTCTAAATGGAAGCCCGGCCACACCACAATTTACATGGAGGCCGAGCAGCTGAGTCTCAGAAGGGGGATGTCAACAAAAGCTCCTGTGCTGAGCAAAGGGGCGATCCAGGGAGGGGGTCGGGAGCTTCCTCGGCGTCTCCACGTTCGGGGATGCCGTGACCGAGCCGCGCCCCGACCGAGCCGAGCCAGGTCAGCAGGACGACCTCCCCGTCCCAGTCGGCCTTTGGGCCCGGTCCCTCTTTACAGGCTCACACAGTGGGAAGCCTGGAGGTGCCCTTGCTCAGAGAAGCATCGGGTTCAATTCCCCCCATCTGAGAGGAGGAAACGGGGCCAGAGCCCgcacttgaactcagatcctctgacttcaacTTCAGCCCTCGGCCTAGCCCGCCACGAGGCCGCTCTGGATGGCCACTGACACCCGTTTTGCCGGGATGGCGGGAAGGGCCACTACTGGGGACTCCGTTCAGGGACCTTGCTGGGCGACCCCCCCCCAATACCTTGGGAATGCTGATGGACGGAGACACAAAAGCCATATCGACCAAATCTGGGTGCTTGGTGTTGATGTAGGCTAGCTCAATGGCCATGAGGTTGTGAACCTGCAAGAGAAGGCAATGAAGGTGCAGGAGCTGTCCCGTCTCACTCgtccccccctcccctctttctaTTGGCTCGTTGGGTTGGGGGAACAGAGGCGGGAGCCACGTCACCTGCCTGGACCAGGGGCAGCGACAGTCAAATCGGAGAAGTCTGGGTTCCCCCACGAGCCCTCTGTCATTCTCTCATCACTTTCTCTCTGGACTGAACAGGATCCTGTCCTTGTCTTGTTTGGCCTCCGCCCCCAAGGCCCCGCCCTCCTGCTGTGAGTCTCCGACCACAGGCTTTCCCAAGAGCAGCACGGCCTCCCGGGTATGTCTTCAGTCGACCATTTGCCGGGGACGGCGTATTTGCCAGCATCCGTGGAGCTTACCCTGGAAGTGATGCTGGGCAGAGGCTCGGCTGGCTCTTTGTCCCTTGAACCCCTAGCTAAAGTGCCACAGCGGCCTGTGCCCTTCCCTAGCCctgctttctcccttccccttccttctcccgaCCAAGCCTTAAACCGGCTGCTAGCACTGCCGCCAACGCCCTGTCCGGGCTATTACGAGCTTGGGCAGACTGGACGTTCTGGGCTCAGTGTGTCCCTCGGGCCCAGGGGGCGTCATTTTCCCCGAGGGCAGCTGTTTCCCAGAGTACCGCCTTGGGTTTTACCATTTCATTGGTTATGGGTAACCTCTTTTTCAGGAGAGCGGTCACGACCTCCACGATGGCCTCGTGTAGCTTGGGAAAGCGCAGCAGCTCCTGAGAAGGGCCGAGCTCATGAGACCCAGGAGGTGGCAGGCAGGCTGCTGCCTCCCTCCCAACCGAGCCCGAGGCCCCCGCCCCCTTCACCCAGCAGAGGCCGGGGAACTGGCTCCTGCTCTGGGCCCTTCCCCTTGCCTCTCCTCTGCCCCCTCACCTGGGTGTTATAAGTGGAGCAGTGCTGGATGACCCTCTGAAGCTCCTCATGCACCAGCTCCACGCAGCGGAGGCTCGGCTCCTCCAGCCTCTTAATCTGTCTCTTTACTAGCAGCTCAAAGGAGACCTCCGGGATGAAGAGGGCTGGGCGAGGCCCCTGGGGGGGAAAGCAGCACAGGCGGGCTCAGCTTCAGGACCCTGGGTCTGGAGGAAGCTGGCCAGCCCCAGCGTGGCCCTCCCAACCTGTGAGTGGGAGCTCTCCAGGCCCATTCTCTGCCAGGGAGAGCAGTGAGGGAACAAGATGGGAAGAGGGCGGGAGGTTACTGGGGCTTTAGCATCTCCTTTTCAGCTTCTGATTCCAGCATCCTTACATGCTTAAattgggggcggggcgggggggtCAGCAGAAGCAGGGCCGTGGTGCAGCTTGACTCCTGCCCTCCCTGGGCTCACCCTCAGCTTGGGAGGCCAAGGCCCCGGGCGAAGGTCTTTCAATGATCACCACCTCTTGCCTCCCGGGAAACGCCCATTCCTCCCACTCCACTGAAACTCATCTTTCTCCCTGCTGGTCCCTTGCCCTCCCTCACTCATGCTTTGCCCGTGTCCTAGCCTTCTATGAACGCGAGGACTTCTATCAGGGTTATTCTGCCTGCAAGTCCACAGTGAAGGCCACGGCCACAGACATGATGCCAAGATTTGAACTGGAGCTTCTCTGGGGTCGCTTGCCCGTTCTCCCCgggcctagcacagtgcctgccgtGCTTGGAGATAACCGGTGCTGGACGGTTCACACCAGCTGATTCACGGCTCCAGGGGCTCCTGATCCTCAGGCTGACACTCTCCTCCTGCCTGTTCCCAGGAATTCCCCCTCTCTGCCCTCTCCCCCAAAGGCCCAGGGCCGGCTCCCCAGAAAAGCCGCTGCAAACAAGTCAATGCAAGCAGTCAAGGTTCTTCTCAGAGACGCGTCCCAGAGAGGGTCTGGCCAGAGGAACAGAGCTGCTGCCAAGGGGCAGGAGGCCTTGGCTTCTACACCTGCTCAGCCACTGACCAGCTGTGTAACCTCAAACACCTTCCCAGAAGTGGGCCTGGGTACCTTTGGCTGACCACGGCCTTCTGACAAAGGGACGTTTTCCCAAATGGCGAGACAGACCGTCAGAAACAACAGCAAACCGGGGAAGAATGGATGGGAATGGGGAAGGAGGCTGTGAAGGGGGCATCTGCTACCGTGGCATTTCGGATGGCGGTCAAGATGTCCAGGACGCTGAGTCCGGCCAGGGGATCGATGGATTTCAGAGTCCGGCAGAAGATCTCGTGAAAGATGTAGCAAATGCGAGCACCACCACAGCTGGGGGGATGAGAAGTGAAGCATCAGGGAGGCGCCTGGCCCATGGCCGATCCCAAGCCCTAGCCTCCCCATCCCTTCCTCGGACCAGTCAGATACAGAAACAGGAAGAGAACTGGGAAACAGAAAAAAGCACACACAAGGCACGGCTGGTCAAGGTTCTCGCCCTCACCTTCCTTGTACAAGTCACTCACTGTGAACTTTTTCCAGCCAGCTGTTTGCCTTGCTGGGCCTTACTTTCCCTATTTCCCAAAAACTCAGTGCCTAGCTCCTCTTTAAGGAGCTTTCCCAGATcttcccatctcccatctcttcccatctcccatctcccaactctttccatttcccatctctcagctcttcccatctcccatctcccatctcttcccatttcccatctcccagctcttcccatctcccatctcccatctcttcccatttcccatctcccagctcttcccatctcccatctcccagctcttcccctttcccatctcccagctcttcccctttcccatctccCAGCTCTTCCCATTTCCCATCTTCcagctcttcccctttcccatctcccagctctttccatttcccatctGCCAGCTGGTCCCATTTCTCCGGCTCCAGGAAGCATCAGGAAGCAGCTAGGGGGTGCTGCAGTGGacagagctgggcctggagtcaggaggtcccaagttcaaatctggcctcaggcccTTACTGGCTGAGGGACCCTGAGCATTTCCCTCAGTTTGTCTGAatcccctggagaaggaaatgttcaGCCCTTTGTaactttgccaagagaaccccacgGGCAGCCGTGGTGTGCTGCGGGACAGAGAATCGCACAGAGCGCTCACAGCTCAACAACAAGCGTCATATACCATCCCGGCAAGGTGAGAGGGAGCTTCGTGGCCGACCTTCCCCGCGCTTCCTTCCAGGCTGGGCGCCAATCCTCCCACTTCACAGCTGCTAAGTAAGGCCTTGCTCTCCAGCGTACCTCACGTCTATTCTCTCTGCCTCTTAGTGCCTGATTGTGTCTAGACTCCTCCCTGCCCTCCCCAATCAGAACAGGAGCCCTCTGAGCTTGCCCGTCTTTGTGGTTTGCAGGTTTACTAAGCCTGTAGCACTGGGCCTGGCACCTAGTAAACCCTTAACAATAAAGTCCTTGTTCACCCACTAACTGCTGCTTGGGCTTTTTGGAGAATGACCCCTAGACCTTGGAGGGAAGCGGGGCCACGCAGCCTTCTTAGACCAGAAGCACTGGGGGACAGGGGTCTGACAACCTTAATTCAACCCCCCAACAATCCTTTCCCCCCCATGGAGCTTTTgggttcagtcattccccatggccaactcttcataatcccctttggggttttctgtGAAGTCTCGAGGTGAATTTCTACTGCTTTATATTATCCCAAGCCGCTGCCCAACTTCCAAATAACTGGCCAAGATCTCTGGGCATTATCCTAAGAAATTTCCCGTCCCATGGCCCTTCGTATCTTCTGCTCGCTCCCCCAAGCAACAGCCAACCCTTCCCGAAACTCACAGTTCGGAGGTCTCAATATTCTTTGCTGTTCCTTCAATGGTGCTGCAGTATTCAGTGGAAAACTTGGTGATGATCTGCAGGAGAGTGGCATTGTGGTCTTGAACAGGCTGCCCATAGCTTTGCAGCACGGACTGGTACTGGGTCGTCAGCACATTCACACGTGTCTTTAGTTCAGGCAGGCAGTCTCGGATGTGGTACATGAAAAGCCTAAGGCACGGAGCATAAGCCCAAGTGACTCCTGGGAACTCTTCAGCACGACCCCCGGGCTGCCCCAACCGCCCTCAAGGCACCTGTTGAGTGTCTTGGCAAGAAAGCGTGTTCCATTCTGGCTGGCCAGGGATGGGTATTTCTTCTGCAAGAAGGCCTGCTCATCATACAGTGCCTCACAGATACTCTTGTTGGTTTTGAGGTCATGTGGGTTCCTGTGAAAAGCATCAAGTTTCAGTCTGGGGTTATGCAGGTCAGTAGTAGAGTATGGAAACAAGATTCTGAGGAATGGGAGGAGGTGTGGAAATAACAGCTTAATGCGTCCATGCAACACATGCCTCCTTAGAAAGATGCCTTTTCCTGGAGCTATTAATGAATTTGTAAAAGAATCCCGTTttacaataaactgggaaaacatttttccagtcaaaggttctgataaaggcctcatttccacaatatatagagaattgactctaatttataagaaatcaagccattctctaacagataaatgttcaaaggatatgaacagacaattctgagatcatgaatttgaaactatttccactcatatgaaagagtgttccaaatcactactgatcagagaaatgcaaattaagacaactctgaggtatcattacacacctgtcagattggctagaataaagataatgatgaatgctggaggggatgtgggaaaactgggacactgatacattgttggtggaattgtgaatacacccagccattctggagagccatttggaactatgctcaaaaagttatcaaattgtgcataatgtgatccagcagtgtttctactgggcttatatcccaaagagatcttaaaagagggaaaaggacctctatgtgccaaaatgtttgtggcagccctctttgtagtggccaggaactggaaactgagtggatgcaaatcaactggagaatggctgaataaactgtggtatgggaatgttatggaatattattgctctgtaagaattgaccagcaggatgaatacatagaggcctggagagacttaaatcaactgttgctgagtgaaatgagcaggaccaggagatcattatgcacttcagcAATAAGACTACCTTATGATCAATTGTactggacgtggctctcttcaatgatgagagaatccaaatcagttccatttgttcaataatgaatagaagcGGCTACACCCAGTAACAGacctctgggaaatgagtgtgaaccactacatagcatttccaatccctctgtttttctctgcctgcatttttgatttcctttacattgtttcaaagtccacttcttcttgtgcagcaaaataaatgtatggacatgtgtacatgtatttatcatatcctttaacatatttaacatctattgattggtctgcctgccatctgggtgagggggtggggggaaagaggggaaaaattggaagaggTTTTGGAATTGTCAAAGCTGacaaattacccctgcatataccttgtaaataaaaagccataataaaaaaagaatctcgTTTTTTTGACATCTTTTCTTGTCACGTTATGTCCTTTTAGAGATGACACCGTCTCTACCAATGAGCCttcttttgaaaaaggaaaactcaAGCTGTGGCGTCAGACTACAAGTGCAACGTTCTGCACAGACGGTCTCCCACAGGGCCAAGAGAAGGAAGGACGGACGTTGCTTCATTTCTCCTCTGGGTCAATGCTGCTTCCCACAACCGGCACCCAGCTACTAATGGCCTTTCCTCCACTGTGATGGAGGGACCAAAAGAAGGGAGGTAGTCTAGAAGGGCCCTTTTGGTCTGTTCTCATCAAGCTCCAAGGATGTGCTCCCTTCTACGGGCAGGGACATGGGCAAAGTGCCTGGAGACTCTGCACTATTCCTTAGCAAGTGAACGGGAAAACCGTCCCGGGGAGGCAACAGCTCATGGTAGCCAAAAGGGAAGTAGCTAGACCactatggagacagaaaggaaaggggaaccaGGCCAGCAAGAGGCCTAGGAGTCTCCTGGAGGGAGGGCAAAGTTCATGTACTCACAGTCAAGAACCATGTGAAAGATGGCTCAAAATGactaatgagagaaatgcaagtGGGACAGCTTTGCCCAACTggccaaaagggaaaaggaaaaaaggagaagctAGAGGCACTGTGGGAAAGCAGGCAGGCCGACAGAGTGCTGGTGCAGCTGCACACTGGTTTGCCCTTTCTGGAAAGCCATCTAGAATTGTAAGGGGAACGTTAACGAACTGTTCATGTGCTGTGACATCAATCCCCTGCTTGGGTACGCTCCCGATAGAGGTCTACCACTTATTCCAAAGTCACCAAGTTTTTCCAGCAACAAAAAACTGGCAACAAAAACAGGTGGTCCTAGatggaagaatggctgaacaaagtgACGTGGCATGGTGCGGCCTTTAGTGAATGAGGGTGGAACGACCGCGGATTGGAGGAACCCAGAGAACTCTGGAAGCCTGGTATATGTGAAGCAAGCACAGCGAAAAGGGACTAAAATCATCGAAAGGAAAGCGAGCCAAGCCAAAGGAGGAGCCGCTCCAAGGACGGATCTCGGCCGTAGAGAAGAGAAGCCTCTGGCCCTTGGGAGAAGGGGAACCCCGAATGCCAGGCTCTGGCTCAGATGTGGGTTGCTTTTTGATGAGCTCTTTCTCATTTCAAGGAAGGGTTCATCTGGGATTGGAAAATGACCCTGATGTACAAGTCAAAGCCAATGGTAAAATGTTTATAAGGGAGAAGGGTGCATCTGCTCCAAGCCTAGCCTCCGTCCCTTTACGGGTTTTGCTTCTGCTTGTCATTGTAGAGATTACTCTGCTGCTTTGGACTTTGGAGAAGAAGTGAACTCACCTCACTGGTGAACTCACAAAACCCCCAAAGGCCTCAGAAGCTTGCCTGTTTGTGAGTCAGTGGGTTTTTGATGTCACTGTGTTCCCTTCTCCCGGCTGcggtctccccctcccccccctccctgcTGCCGGGCGCCGCTTCAGGGGGACGACCGAGAGAGCTCCACTCACCGATTCACCACCCCAATAATGCCCAGCTTCACGGGGATGACTCGGCCCATCAGCACATCCATCGCATCTGTCCCAGCATCCATGAGGTCCAGCTTAGTGATCACTGCCAAGGTTCTGCGTCCTAAGAAGGGGGAAGAGCCGAGAACGGCTTCAGCCCAAGGTCCGGAGGCAGAGTTAGTGATTTTGGGTGGCTTTTAGGGGGCGCTCTGTGCCATGCACGAGCTGCCTGGGGAGAACTGGACTCCTCTGAACCCCAAAGTGCCCCTCACATTCGCGGCTGAGGCTACGCCAGATGGGGAGGGTCACAGGAAAGGGTTTGTGAGGGAGTGGGAGGGCGAGCAGAGTTCTTGGCCCCAAAGACAGGAGTCAACAGGCCTAAAAGGGGGGATAAAAGCAGTGGCGCCCTCCCTGGCGTCCTTTCCTAGTAAGGATAGTGATGTCCGGGAAAGGAAAATTTCAGGCTCAGGGCCAGGCCTTCCATCAGAAAGCTGAAAGAAGGCCTAAGTAGCCCACCCAGTCCAGACACCATGTTGTCTAAGGGAAATAAGGCCAATGCCTTAGTCAAGGCCATGCAGTTACTGGCCCAGCCAGGCGGCCTCCCCCCAGCACTGCCGGCCCTCCTCCCCGTATCCACACAAGTGCTCCCAGCAGCCCCGTACCATCAGGATCCACCTCCGGGCAAGTTTCAAGGATTCCGAAGTGGACATGTCTGTGTTGGCAGCAGTGACAGCCAGGATGAGGCAGCTGGGCTTAATGAGGTAGGACAGATTCAGGTCTCTGACCAGCACCTCGATGTCGGGGGGGTTGGTCCCCCACGGGAACCTGGCAGGAGGAGATAAAGCTCACAAAAAGCCCCGGCTGCTCTTGGGAACCCCGATAGGCCCCAGGGATAGCCATGACCAGCCAAAGAGGCAAGGgcaaggggaggagaaaaggactATTGTGGCTTCTGGCATCTCGGCCCCAGTCAATCAGCCAACAAACATGGGCGGGCCAGCTGGGTGTCCAGTGGGGTCAGGGGAACCGGAGTTCCAGTCTGCCTCAGATACCTGACCTGAAGAAGCAGTgtcaccctaggcaagtcattcaagCCCAATGGCCTTAccatgggaaggaagggagggagggatagagggagggaggaggggagggagggagaaaggaaggaaggaaggaaggaaggaaggaaggaaggaaggaaggaaggaaggaaggaaggaaggaaggaaggaagggagagagcgagggagggagggagggagggagggagggaggaaggaaggaaggaaggaaggaataaagggaggaaggaaggaataaagggaggaaggaaggaaggaaggaaggacggaaggaaggaaggaaggaaggaaggaaggaagggagggagggaaggagggaggtagggagggagggagggagggaggaagatttttcttaagtgcctactatgtgccaggtaggAGACTAAGCTAGGAACAGAAAAAGCCAAGAGGCAGTGTCTTCAAGGACCTCCCAGTGTAGTGGGCAAGACAGCATGCAGACAAACAGACAATGAACACTGCACATGCAGGAGACGGAGAAGGTTGTCGACAAAGGAAAACCACTGGAATGAGGAGGACATGTGGAAGACTCCCCACATTCAACACAgccaagagtagaagggaagcagaagcGGGGAAAGCATTTTCCCGCTGGCGtctctgagaaaggcctcatttctccaaTACAGACAGAAGTGAGTCCAATTGACCCAGATTCTCGCCCTTCCCCAGCTGAGAAGTGATCCAAGGGTCTAAGTGGACAACGTTCAGGTAAAGGAATTTGAGCTATTCCCAGTcggatgaaaaaatgctctaaatccctaGTGAGCCGAGAAATGCAAATGGAGACAAGTCGGAGGTGCCCACTGCCACTTCTCAGATGGGCTAAAATGCCCGGAAGTGATCATGATGAacgtggaggggatgtgggggaaAGGGGACATGGCTGCCCTGTCGGCGGACTTGGGCCCCGATCCAGTGGGGAAGGCAGCAGAGATGGGAGACTGAGCCATCAGCAGCCAGAGGAGCCTCCGAGCTCTGGGAACTGAGGAGATCCCCGAGTGAACATACCTTGGTCAATCCAGGCAAGTCAATCAGAGTCAAATTGAGCACTTTTGAGGAGTAGATCTTCAGGTACAGGGGGGCAAGACTGATGGCCTGCAGGAGGAGAGTCAAGGTCAGCTGCACTGCACCTGGCCGGGGGGGGCCACCAGGGGTGGGGCCACCCGTGCTCACCTTGTTAGTCCCGGTGATCCGCTCTGTCTCATTAGAAATTTCCTTCTGGATTTCATGATAATCTGTAAAGAtctggagaggaaagagaatgatcCCTTCCTAAAGGTTGCCAGTTAGGGTGACTCCACAAGGATCATGAGCTCTGCCCCCACCCAACCCTGGGCCGGGGCAGCATCAGTCCGGGAAGTCCAGGTAGCCAGGGGGCTTGGGGGTGAGGCAGGAAGCGGTGCTGTccaaagggagaagaggaagcttCCCAGCACCGACCCAGTCTGGCAAACGGGGCCGAGCGGGGGCGGTTGGGATACCTTTTGTCTGTTGTGCAGGAAAGTGGCCCATTCCTCTGCTTGGATATCTGTGGGGacaggaagaaaggggagggtCACCCCCTCGTTGCCATTACCAATCCGCTCCTGAGGGGGAGGAGAATGGGATGAAGGGCCACTTGCCCAGGGCAGGGCCATTTCTGGCCCCGGTCCCAGACCCAGCACCCCTGTGGTGGAGCAGCAGGGATGCTGCAGCTGGAATCAGAGACCTGGGTTCCCATGCCTGCCTCCAGCACCACCTTGGTGCTCAGGGAAGCCACTCCCCACGTCTGGGCCTCCTCTGTACCAGGAGCAAGGGCCCTTCCAGCTGTGAAGCCGGAGCCTGCAGGGCTTGGGGGCAGGTCCCCTTCAGGAGGTACATTCTGGCCGGCTCAAGTCTTCAAGCCAGCCGGCGGCAGTGGCCCGGCTCCGTCCTTCCCTGCTACCCGCCCGGCCCTTGCCCTGATGCTCACATGTCTCTGGGGATGTGGCCTGCCGCTCCTCCAGGGAGGCTACGTGCACCAGTTGAAGGATCAGGGGCCTGCGAGTCATGATTCCGGAACCCTTTGGAAGGAAGTCCCGGCCCACAATGCTTTCCACAACCGAGCTCTTTCCACTGCTCTGTAATAACAACAGGGCCGAAGGTGGGGCTCGGGGCCTTCTGGGAAGGGGCCTCCCCCTGGCCCCTTCCCCTCTGAGCCTGGCCCCCCCAAGCACGCCTGACTCGGCCATCTCAGGTTAAGCACAGGAACCTAGTAGGGTGCAGCAGGAGGAGCAGGCATTGCATTCGGGGGCCGGCTTCCCgtcctccctctgcctctctggACCCCTTTCTCTGGGCTCGCTCCTGTCACGGGGAAAGTGAGGTTGGTTCAGCGAGCCTGGCAGAGCCCTTGTAGCTGCTCGGAATCTAGGATCGTCCAGCAGCTCTACTTAGTTCCATTGCGGGCCTTTCCACGGGAGGAAGGGCGCCAGCAGGCCCAGAACCTTCTCCAggagggggcagggggaggggaggagaactGTCCCTCCTGTGGCCGAGGCCCACCAGGTGGCGGCGCCCTTTCCGGATTCAGTTAGTGATGGCGGCCGCCCTGCACATGCCCAGTAAGAGCTCCTTCCCATACTTGTAGCCGAGGCCCACCCTGGTGGAGGCGCCCTTTCCCCCAATGCCAGCCCCAGAGTTCCCGGATTCAGTTAGTGATGGCGGTTGCCCTGCACATGCCCAGTAAGAGCTCCTTCCCATACTTGTAGCTGAGGCCCCACCTGGTGGCGGCGCCCTTTTCCCCGCTGCCAGCCTCAAAGTTCCCGGATTCAGTTAGTGATGGCGGCCACCCTGCACATGCCCAGTAAGAGCTCCTTCCCATACTTGTAGCTGAGGCCCACCTGGTGGCGGCGCCCTTTCCCCCGCTGCCAGCCCCAGAGTTCCCGGATTCAGTTAGTGATGGCGGCCATGTCCCTTGGGAGTAGGGAGGCCTGGCAGAGAAATCTAAGCTAGGTGGGAGGGGCCGAGACCAAGGCGGAGCTTGCCCCTCCCTGCaatggaggaagggggagggagagaggcagctCCTACtgcatgggggaggggaaaaacagGGCCTGAGGGGGCCagcagggagggagggactgGCCCACTGCCCCTCCAGCCTATCCCCAGGGAGGGCAAGTGTTACCTGGGAGCCAAAGACCACAATCTGGGGCAGCTGGATGATCTCCCTGCCCACCACACTGAAGACCTCTTGGAGCTTGCTAATAACGGGGGTGAGCGCCTCCATGGCGGTGGCCTAGAGGCGCGAAGCTGGGGGGCCTCCAATCACCTCAGCAAATCCCTGAGGAGAAAAACGGCGATTGAGCCAGATCCGAAGGGGGCACGTGGcctccagcccagcccagccGAGGCCGGGGGTGCTCTGGGCACCGtacccccagccccagcccagcACGTACCTCTGCCAGCTCCTGGGAGTGCCCTCACAAACTCATGGGGTGCCCGCCAGCTCCTCTACTTATACTGCCCCGACCTTGTAAGGGGCTCTGTCATTGGTCCAACTCGGCTTAGGCTTCCACCACCCTGTATGGTTCTGTGTCATTGGTGGAACTTCCCCTGGCCACACCCCGGCAGTCCCTCGAGAAGGCGGGTGGGGGCGCTCTAGAGCAGGGCTCTACCTTTTTGGCACAGGAGAAATGTCAGGGGCGCCATAGCTACAGAGACGTGGAAAAGGGTATTCACCCCAAGGATTCCTGAGCCTCGGTCCCAGGGAAACGTCTTTTAAAACCATTCTCGGGGTGTGCCATCCATGCAGTGTGAAAGTGCATTAGAGAGGAAAGCGGACTCGCTTACTCAGGAGACGGAGGGGGCCGTCTGTTCTACAAGGACCAGGAAGTCTTGGTGGAGTCTTTGTCCTTTTTGCCGGGCTTGCTTTCAGTGCCAGGAGCGGCGGGGCCCCGCCCCCAGACCCAGGAGCTGTGACCTGGAGTAACCCCGCCAGGAAATCAGCCGGAGCCGGGGGCTGAGCCTCTCCCTccttgtccccccccccccccaggccccCATCTGTGCCCTCCGGGCCTGCCCTCTCGCCTCTGCTGACCCTTGCTGAGGGCTGTCCTGTGCACAGAGCCCGTCTGCTGTCAGGGAGGCCTGCACCCCAAGGAGACACTCCGCCTCTGGCTCCTCTCCCTCTGACGGGACTTGTGGGAGTCCCATGTGCAGCTGCTGCCAGTGAAGGGCTTCTTTCTACgcgtctctctgtctgtctgtctctgtctgtctgtctctctctctgtctgtctctctgtctctgtctctctctctctctgtctctctgtctctctctcttctctttcttttctctctctgtctctctctctctctctctgtctctctctccatctctctgtgtctgtctctgtctctctgtctctctctgtctctctctctgtctctctctctctctctttctctctgtctgtctgtctctctgtctctctgtctctctctgtctctctgtctctctctctgtctctgtctctctctctgtctctctgtctctctctctctctgtctctctgtctctctctctctgtctgtctctgtctctctgtctctgtctgtctgtctctctctctctgtctctctccccccctctctctctcccccccccccccccccccccccccgtcctcCCTCTTTGATCTgtgttctttcacaacataactaactTGGAAATGTTCCTGATGGCCCCCGTGGGACCCTCGCCAGTGAGTGACTGTCTCAGGaataggagaggggagggagagcacTGAAGACTCAAAACATTTGAAAAGAATGCTTCAGATCGTCTTCCCacgagatctcaaccttgcactctcagaattaggtaaatcaaaccacaaaataaataagaaagaagtcaaagaggtaaatagaatactagaaaagtttgatatgatagatctttggcgaaagctaaatggagacagaaagaagtacactttcttctcagcagttcatggaacctatacaaaaattgaccatatactagggcataaa
This is a stretch of genomic DNA from Sminthopsis crassicaudata isolate SCR6 chromosome X, ASM4859323v1, whole genome shotgun sequence. It encodes these proteins:
- the LOC141548245 gene encoding LOW QUALITY PROTEIN: dynamin-1-like protein (The sequence of the model RefSeq protein was modified relative to this genomic sequence to represent the inferred CDS: inserted 1 base in 1 codon; deleted 1 base in 1 codon) produces the protein MEALTPVISKLQEVFSVVGREIIQLPQIVVFGSQSSGKSSVVESIVGRDFLPKGSGIMTRRPLILQLVHVASLEERQATSPETYIQAEEWATFLHNRQKIFTDYHEIQKEISNETERITGTNKAISLAPLYLKIYSSKVLNLTLIDLPGLTKVPVGDQPPDIEVLVRDLNLSYLIKPSCLILAVTAANTDMSTSESLKLAXEVDPDGRRTLAVITKLDLMDAGTDAMDVLMGRVIPVKLGIIGVVNRNPHDLKTNKSICEALYDEQAFLQKKYPSLASQNGTRFLAKTLNRLFMYHIRDCLPELKTRVNVLTTQYQSVLQSYGQPVQDHNATLLQIITKFSTEYCSTIEGTAKNIETSELCGGARICYIFHEIFCRTLKSIDPLAGLSVLDILTAIRNATGPRPALFIPEVSFELLVKRQIKRLEEPSLRCVELVHEELQRVIQHCSTYNTQELLRFPKLHEAIVEVVTALLKKRLPITNEMVHNLMAIELAYINTKHPDLVDMAFVSPSISIPKSDAYQGNGPRCWKSEGVADDSVPKERENSRSPSQLHVSPVTSQIRAINFLDVPLPSTSRKLSRREQQDCEIIHRLIRSYFLIVRKNIQDSVPKTVMHFLVNYVKEHLQSELVGRLYKAQLLDVLLTESKDMAQQRNEAASMLKVLQQANQTISEIRETQLW